The Prosthecobacter vanneervenii genome has a segment encoding these proteins:
- a CDS encoding ABC transporter permease, whose amino-acid sequence MSKLLSLLIFLGMTAFFACFFAYPIWAALEAAFRGPDHRLTLEYVSEVFLNELYREGLWNSFIIAVWTTLGALCVALPLAVCYVRFTFPGRALLNSLLLMPMILPPFVGAIGIKSLLGQAGALNSLLISLGMMDAMHPTDWLGQQRMLGIILMEVLHLYPIIYLNAAAALSNLDPALEEAAANMGCDAWSRFWRVTLPLIMPGVFAGGTIVFVWSFTEMGVPLLFDYDRVTAVQVFRSINDLSGNPFPYALVAVMLVFSTLFYLVSRLLFGSANAGGGGRATTAREAAPLPAGLGWVCTALFASVTFLAVLPHMGVVLLSFSKDWYGTVLPHSLTLQHYHDALGHELTLSSIANSLKYSALAMLVALVLGIGVAYVSVRTRIWGRQLLDAMAMLPLAVPGIVMAFGYLAMTREGRPFHWLMLGEDPLMLLVIAYAVRRLPYVVRSAAAGFQQVSPALEEAAQNLGARPEKALWRVTLPLVAPNLVAGGLLAFSFAMLEVSDSMILAQQSTYFPITKAIYSLVLALGSGPNLASALGVWAMLFLAVTILGAGVILGKKLGTLFRG is encoded by the coding sequence ATGTCCAAACTCCTCTCACTGCTGATCTTTCTGGGGATGACTGCGTTCTTCGCCTGTTTCTTTGCCTACCCCATCTGGGCGGCGCTAGAGGCGGCGTTTCGGGGGCCGGATCATCGGCTCACGCTGGAGTATGTGTCGGAGGTGTTTCTCAATGAACTCTACCGCGAGGGGCTGTGGAATTCCTTCATCATCGCGGTGTGGACGACGCTGGGCGCGCTCTGCGTGGCGCTGCCGCTGGCGGTGTGCTACGTGCGCTTCACCTTTCCCGGTCGTGCGCTGCTGAACTCCCTTTTGCTTATGCCGATGATCCTGCCGCCTTTTGTGGGGGCCATCGGCATCAAATCACTGCTCGGGCAGGCCGGTGCGCTGAACAGCCTGCTCATCAGCCTGGGAATGATGGACGCCATGCACCCCACAGACTGGCTGGGGCAGCAGCGCATGCTGGGCATCATCCTCATGGAGGTGCTGCATCTGTATCCGATCATTTACCTGAATGCGGCGGCGGCTCTCTCAAACCTAGATCCGGCCCTGGAAGAAGCGGCGGCAAACATGGGCTGTGATGCCTGGAGCCGCTTCTGGCGCGTGACGCTGCCTCTCATCATGCCCGGTGTGTTTGCGGGCGGGACGATCGTGTTTGTGTGGTCCTTTACCGAGATGGGCGTACCGCTGCTTTTTGACTACGACCGCGTCACTGCGGTGCAGGTCTTCCGCAGCATCAATGACCTGAGTGGAAACCCATTCCCTTATGCGCTGGTGGCGGTGATGCTGGTCTTCAGCACGCTGTTCTATCTGGTCAGCCGGCTGCTCTTTGGCAGTGCGAATGCCGGCGGTGGCGGACGTGCCACCACAGCACGGGAGGCCGCCCCCCTGCCCGCTGGTCTGGGCTGGGTGTGCACGGCGCTCTTTGCCAGCGTCACCTTCCTGGCCGTGCTGCCGCATATGGGAGTGGTGCTGCTGTCCTTTTCCAAAGACTGGTACGGCACGGTGCTGCCGCACTCGCTCACGTTGCAGCATTATCATGATGCGCTGGGTCATGAGCTCACGCTCTCATCCATCGCCAACAGCCTGAAGTACTCTGCGCTGGCCATGCTGGTGGCGCTGGTGCTGGGCATCGGCGTGGCCTATGTGTCGGTGCGCACGCGCATCTGGGGGCGCCAGCTGCTGGACGCCATGGCCATGCTGCCGCTGGCAGTCCCTGGTATCGTGATGGCCTTTGGCTATCTGGCGATGACGCGCGAGGGGCGGCCCTTCCACTGGCTCATGCTGGGGGAGGATCCGCTGATGCTGCTGGTCATCGCCTACGCGGTGCGCAGACTGCCGTATGTGGTGCGCTCTGCCGCCGCCGGATTCCAGCAGGTGAGCCCCGCGCTGGAGGAGGCCGCGCAAAATCTCGGCGCACGTCCGGAGAAGGCGCTGTGGCGCGTGACGCTGCCGCTCGTGGCTCCGAACCTCGTGGCTGGCGGTCTCCTGGCATTCTCCTTTGCCATGCTGGAGGTGAGCGACAGCATGATCCTAGCGCAGCAGTCCACGTACTTCCCCATCACCAAGGCCATCTACTCGCTGGTGCTGGCACTTGGCAGCGGTCCCAATCTGGCCTCCGCCCTCGGCGTATGGGCCATGCTCTTCCTGGCCGTGACCATTCTCGGTGCCGGGGTGATTTTGGGGAAGAAACTCGGCACGCTGTTCCGTGGGTAA
- a CDS encoding ABC transporter substrate-binding protein, with product MKALLQHPRTQALLSWLGHWRKETAVCLLMLATLAGPFLLKPTQSTAPAHYDRRLIIVSPHHDRIREEFGHAFVAHWKQKTGKTLFIDWRVPGGTSEIALLIKSEALAAFQQHWEKKLHQMWSPAVAVACLNPKAAADDPARQAYLNSNVGTGIDLFFGGGAFDFEQQARAGTLVAGDGIKTGLSALAKKHPEWFSDAGIPEKLSGEPFRDPQGRWCGTCLSSSGIVFNRDVLRRIGIQADPTAWADLADPRYYGQIALSDPGKSGSVTKALEMLIQQQIELALERLKSVPKSKLTPQQMEEQAVAEGWNEGLRLILRISANARYFTDFSTKIPLEVAKGDAAAGMCIDFYGRSAEEDVRRADGTSRVGFIAPLGGTSISVDPIGLLRGAPSPELATAFMEFVLGDAGQKLWSYRVGEPGGPRRHALRRLPVRHDLYTPENTARMSDGAEQPFEKARAFTYHPERTAALFSAIRFIVRVICVDSHEELHTAWRQIIDKGMPERAVRVLEDLTRVKHEAATGNISRILSARDKVQETRLARELGDAFRNQYIKAARIAERGM from the coding sequence ATGAAGGCTCTGCTCCAGCACCCGCGCACGCAGGCCCTGCTATCATGGCTGGGGCACTGGCGCAAGGAGACTGCGGTGTGCCTGCTCATGCTGGCCACGCTGGCGGGTCCATTCCTGCTCAAGCCAACGCAGAGCACCGCACCGGCACACTATGACCGGCGGCTGATCATTGTATCGCCGCACCATGACCGCATCCGCGAGGAATTCGGGCACGCCTTTGTCGCACACTGGAAACAGAAGACTGGAAAGACGCTCTTCATCGACTGGCGTGTGCCCGGCGGCACCTCGGAGATCGCGCTGCTGATCAAGTCGGAGGCGCTGGCGGCATTTCAGCAGCACTGGGAAAAGAAGCTGCATCAGATGTGGAGCCCTGCCGTGGCCGTGGCATGCCTGAATCCGAAAGCCGCTGCCGATGATCCCGCACGGCAGGCCTACCTGAACTCGAATGTGGGCACAGGCATCGATCTCTTCTTTGGCGGCGGCGCCTTTGACTTTGAGCAGCAGGCGCGCGCAGGTACGCTCGTGGCAGGTGATGGCATCAAGACAGGTCTCAGCGCGCTGGCCAAAAAGCACCCCGAGTGGTTCAGCGATGCGGGCATCCCCGAAAAGCTCAGCGGCGAGCCCTTCCGCGATCCCCAGGGCCGCTGGTGCGGCACCTGCCTCTCCAGCAGCGGCATTGTTTTCAACCGCGATGTGCTGCGCCGCATCGGCATCCAGGCCGATCCCACCGCCTGGGCAGACCTGGCTGATCCACGCTACTACGGACAGATAGCCCTGAGCGATCCGGGCAAGAGCGGCTCCGTGACGAAGGCGCTGGAGATGCTGATCCAGCAGCAGATTGAACTGGCGCTGGAGCGGCTGAAGTCAGTGCCAAAGTCCAAGCTGACACCGCAGCAGATGGAGGAGCAGGCTGTGGCCGAGGGCTGGAATGAAGGGCTGCGCCTGATCCTGCGCATCAGCGCGAATGCGCGTTACTTCACCGATTTTTCCACCAAGATCCCGCTGGAGGTTGCCAAGGGCGATGCTGCCGCGGGCATGTGCATCGACTTCTACGGACGCTCTGCCGAGGAGGATGTGCGGCGTGCGGACGGCACCTCGCGTGTGGGCTTCATCGCACCGCTGGGCGGCACGTCCATCAGCGTCGATCCCATCGGCCTGCTGCGCGGTGCGCCCAGTCCGGAACTGGCCACGGCCTTCATGGAGTTTGTGCTGGGAGACGCCGGGCAGAAGCTGTGGAGCTACCGCGTGGGAGAGCCCGGAGGCCCGCGCCGCCACGCCTTGCGCCGACTGCCCGTGCGGCATGATCTCTACACGCCGGAAAACACCGCCCGCATGAGCGACGGGGCGGAGCAGCCCTTTGAAAAGGCCCGCGCCTTCACCTACCACCCCGAGCGCACCGCAGCTCTTTTCAGCGCCATCCGCTTCATCGTCCGCGTCATCTGCGTGGACTCCCATGAAGAACTGCACACCGCATGGCGGCAGATCATCGACAAGGGCATGCCCGAGCGTGCCGTGCGCGTGCTGGAGGATCTCACCCGAGTGAAGCACGAGGCCGCCACCGGCAACATCTCCCGCATTCTCTCCGCTCGCGACAAAGTACAGGAAACCCGCCTAGCCCGCGAACTGGGAGACGCCTTTCGCAATCAATACATCAAGGCCGCCCGCATTGCCGAGCGGGGGATGTAA
- a CDS encoding ABC transporter ATP-binding protein: protein MVTITLQELTKRFSGSVVLSSVDLQVPAGELFFLLGPSGCGKTTLLRHVAGFYRPDEGRIWFDDEDVTRLPAHRRGTGMVFQSYALWPHLNVAQNVAFGLEERKRPRREIEHRVAEALDQVKLQGLGTRKIQQLSGGQQQRVALARALVIRPKCLLLDEPLSNLDAKLRLEMRTEIRHIVKEHGLTAIYVTHDRDEALSMADRMAIMDAGKLVQVGVPQDIYRHPATRMVAEFIGETNFVEGRAMRQSSWAGFYDVETPFGTLRGRTNDGTWQPAAGQPVVLSIRPESLTFGTVVDSSNRIPGHVVDTTYLGATVQYLIQVHGGPLMKVCETNPQEIRLPSEDEVRVMVAMNDVVILRK from the coding sequence ATGGTCACCATCACACTCCAGGAACTCACCAAACGCTTCAGCGGCAGCGTGGTTCTCAGCAGTGTGGATCTGCAGGTGCCTGCCGGGGAGCTGTTCTTTCTGCTGGGCCCCAGCGGCTGCGGCAAGACCACGCTGTTGCGCCACGTCGCGGGCTTTTACCGGCCGGACGAGGGGCGCATCTGGTTTGATGACGAGGATGTAACCCGCCTGCCTGCGCACCGTCGCGGCACGGGCATGGTGTTTCAGAGCTACGCGCTGTGGCCGCACCTGAACGTGGCGCAGAACGTGGCCTTTGGCCTGGAGGAGCGGAAGCGCCCGCGCCGGGAGATCGAGCACCGCGTGGCAGAGGCGCTGGATCAGGTGAAGCTGCAAGGCCTGGGCACGCGGAAGATCCAGCAGCTCTCCGGCGGACAGCAGCAGCGCGTGGCGCTGGCGCGTGCGCTCGTCATCCGCCCCAAGTGCCTGCTGCTGGACGAGCCCCTGTCCAATCTGGATGCCAAGCTGCGTCTGGAGATGCGCACCGAGATCCGCCACATCGTCAAAGAGCACGGGCTGACGGCCATTTATGTGACGCATGACCGCGACGAGGCGCTGAGCATGGCTGACCGCATGGCCATCATGGATGCGGGCAAGCTGGTGCAGGTGGGTGTACCACAGGACATCTACCGGCACCCGGCCACACGCATGGTGGCGGAGTTTATCGGCGAGACGAATTTCGTCGAAGGCCGTGCCATGCGACAGAGCAGCTGGGCGGGCTTTTACGATGTGGAGACTCCATTTGGAACACTGCGCGGCCGCACCAATGACGGCACCTGGCAGCCAGCCGCGGGTCAGCCTGTGGTGCTGAGCATCCGGCCGGAGTCGCTGACCTTTGGCACCGTGGTGGATTCATCCAATCGCATCCCCGGACACGTCGTGGACACCACCTATCTGGGTGCCACGGTGCAGTATCTCATCCAGGTGCACGGCGGTCCGCTCATGAAAGTGTGCGAGACCAACCCCCAGGAAATCCGCCTTCCCTCCGAGGACGAGGTGCGTGTGATGGTGGCGATGAACGATGTGGTGATCCTGCGCAAATGA
- a CDS encoding alpha/beta hydrolase family protein encodes MDSSPLPRRRDFLQTTGLGLMGWPLMQGLFGSTGSAMAQTAASAPALPPLNRFPRMMQDWLVAEVRAAEQRGNARREALKTKADAEAYVKSVQERIRQCFGPMPEKTPLNAKVTKTMERDGYRIENITFESRPGYLVTGNLYLPTSGKAKAPGVIGVCGHSLNGKAAEAYQSFAQGLARQGQVCFLIDPVGQGERFQYLNEKLGSRLGGGTSEHNQMGVPQALVGEFLGTWFAWDGIRALDYLITRPEVDTTHLGITGNSGGGTQTTWLCGLEPRFTMGAPSCFISTFRRDAENELPQDMEQCPPRVLAQDLDHCDFLAAMAPKPVIILAQEKDFFDNRGSTESYERLKKLYTLLGKPENIQLHIGPDPHGYSQSNREAMYQFFGKATGIPAAAAEPALTIEKDEVLLCTPKGQVAEAGSRTLMTFTREKADDLAAKRKALSGEALQKAARKVLKMPTMTDSAPDYRILRSVGARKYPTKGYCTYAVETEPLIHALVTRLSDEALTSRLPRGQSKAVLYISHRSADAELRSDPFVKELIAAAPDAAFFACDVRGMGDSQPDTCGANQFLGRYGSHYFYAAFSQMLDRPLPGQRTYDVLRVIQLLAAAGHTEIHLAAQGWGTLPAAFAALLSPDIKQVTLKHALSSFHELAAHEDQQWPAAIMVPQVLQHFDLPDCYAALKAQKLQLIEPWGAADGMKQE; translated from the coding sequence ATGGATTCCTCGCCCCTGCCCCGCCGTCGTGACTTTCTGCAAACCACCGGCCTGGGCCTCATGGGCTGGCCGCTGATGCAGGGACTCTTTGGCAGCACAGGCAGTGCAATGGCGCAAACAGCAGCCTCTGCACCCGCACTCCCGCCGCTGAACCGCTTTCCGCGCATGATGCAGGACTGGCTGGTGGCGGAGGTGCGTGCCGCCGAGCAGCGTGGCAATGCACGACGCGAGGCATTGAAGACCAAGGCGGACGCCGAAGCCTATGTGAAGTCTGTACAGGAGCGCATCCGCCAGTGCTTTGGCCCCATGCCGGAAAAGACACCCCTGAATGCCAAGGTGACGAAGACGATGGAACGCGATGGCTACCGCATCGAGAACATCACCTTTGAAAGCCGCCCGGGTTATCTCGTCACAGGAAACCTCTATCTGCCCACTAGTGGCAAAGCCAAGGCGCCAGGTGTGATCGGTGTATGCGGTCACTCGCTGAATGGCAAGGCGGCGGAGGCCTACCAGAGCTTTGCGCAGGGACTCGCGCGCCAGGGGCAGGTCTGCTTTCTCATTGACCCCGTGGGCCAGGGAGAGAGATTTCAGTACTTGAACGAAAAGCTGGGCTCACGCCTAGGTGGCGGCACCTCGGAGCACAACCAGATGGGCGTGCCACAGGCGCTGGTCGGAGAGTTTCTCGGAACTTGGTTTGCCTGGGATGGCATCCGTGCACTTGATTACCTGATCACACGCCCGGAGGTGGACACCACTCATCTCGGCATCACTGGAAACTCCGGCGGCGGCACGCAGACCACCTGGCTCTGCGGGCTGGAGCCGCGCTTCACCATGGGCGCGCCCTCCTGCTTTATCTCCACCTTTCGACGCGATGCGGAGAACGAGCTGCCGCAGGACATGGAGCAGTGCCCGCCGCGTGTGCTGGCGCAGGATCTGGATCACTGCGACTTCCTTGCTGCGATGGCGCCGAAACCGGTGATCATCCTCGCGCAGGAAAAGGACTTCTTTGACAATCGCGGCTCCACCGAAAGCTACGAGCGTCTCAAGAAGCTCTACACGCTGCTCGGTAAACCGGAGAACATTCAACTGCACATCGGACCCGATCCGCACGGTTACTCGCAGTCCAACCGCGAGGCGATGTACCAATTCTTTGGCAAGGCCACCGGCATCCCTGCCGCAGCTGCTGAGCCGGCGCTCACCATCGAGAAAGACGAAGTGCTGCTCTGCACACCGAAAGGACAGGTGGCGGAGGCGGGCTCGCGCACGCTTATGACCTTCACGCGGGAAAAGGCGGACGATCTGGCCGCAAAGCGCAAGGCACTCTCTGGCGAAGCATTGCAAAAAGCTGCGCGCAAGGTGCTGAAGATGCCCACGATGACAGATAGTGCGCCAGACTACCGCATCCTGCGCAGCGTGGGCGCGCGCAAGTATCCCACCAAGGGCTACTGCACCTATGCCGTGGAGACGGAGCCGCTGATTCATGCGCTGGTCACACGCCTGAGCGACGAGGCGCTGACCTCGCGCCTGCCACGCGGACAGAGCAAGGCCGTGCTATACATCTCTCATCGCTCCGCCGATGCCGAACTGCGCAGCGATCCCTTTGTCAAAGAGCTCATTGCCGCCGCGCCTGACGCAGCCTTCTTTGCCTGCGATGTGCGCGGCATGGGAGACTCCCAGCCCGACACCTGCGGTGCGAATCAGTTTCTTGGCCGCTACGGCAGCCACTACTTTTACGCCGCCTTCAGCCAGATGCTCGACCGCCCGCTGCCGGGGCAGCGCACCTATGACGTGCTGCGTGTCATCCAGCTGCTCGCTGCAGCAGGACACACGGAGATCCATCTGGCTGCTCAGGGCTGGGGCACACTGCCCGCCGCCTTTGCCGCGCTGCTCAGCCCGGATATTAAACAGGTCACGCTCAAGCATGCACTCAGCTCCTTCCACGAACTGGCCGCGCACGAAGACCAGCAGTGGCCCGCCGCCATCATGGTCCCACAGGTGCTGCAGCACTTTGACCTGCCCGACTGCTACGCGGCGCTCAAAGCACAAAAGCTACAGCTCATCGAACCCTGGGGCGCTGCGGATGGCATGAAGCAAGAGTAG
- a CDS encoding Gfo/Idh/MocA family protein codes for MSASASTSRRQFLQTAVPFIVSAATLGRAGAVSPNEKVRLACIGVGGQGTSNLRALMADERVQVVAICDVDSQHAAAAAKLAGLPESAIFKDFREVLARSDVDAIMNATPDHWHSNVAIAAAKTGKDLYSEKPLGASIVEGRAICRAVEENKRVLQCGTWRRSGLKVRMACERVRNGYIGTLKEIEIGVPGKFAIRGGFTGLEAPEPVPAHLDYAMWLGPAAERPYTAARCHFNFRWIEEYAPGYITDWGAHFLDVAQWGAGMDETTPTEVSATEVKRRTSGIYDAAESFRIEYHYASGLRVVMTSTDDKTKWGTKFIGSEGWIYTESEVLKASDDAILRAKLKDSDVKLFESKNHHRNFIDAVYSRGRTAATAEIAQRAATTCHIGAISAALGRPLKFDPKAERFESDDAANQMLLKPMREAWKIA; via the coding sequence ATGTCTGCGTCTGCTTCCACTTCCCGCCGTCAGTTTCTACAAACTGCTGTTCCTTTCATCGTCTCCGCCGCCACACTGGGCCGTGCTGGCGCGGTTTCTCCCAATGAGAAAGTACGCCTGGCCTGCATCGGCGTGGGTGGGCAGGGCACGAGCAATCTGCGGGCGTTGATGGCGGACGAGCGTGTGCAGGTCGTGGCCATCTGCGATGTGGACTCCCAGCACGCCGCCGCTGCCGCCAAGCTGGCCGGACTGCCCGAGAGCGCCATCTTCAAAGACTTCCGCGAGGTGCTGGCCCGCAGTGATGTGGACGCCATCATGAACGCCACTCCCGACCACTGGCACTCCAATGTAGCCATCGCCGCAGCAAAGACTGGCAAGGATCTGTATTCGGAAAAGCCCCTCGGTGCCAGCATCGTGGAGGGCCGTGCCATCTGCCGGGCGGTGGAAGAAAACAAACGCGTGCTGCAGTGCGGCACCTGGCGGCGCTCCGGCCTGAAGGTGCGCATGGCCTGCGAGCGCGTGCGCAATGGCTACATCGGCACGCTGAAGGAGATCGAGATCGGAGTGCCGGGGAAGTTTGCCATCCGTGGCGGCTTCACCGGCCTGGAGGCCCCCGAGCCCGTGCCCGCCCATCTGGACTACGCCATGTGGCTTGGCCCGGCGGCGGAAAGGCCCTACACGGCAGCGCGCTGCCATTTCAACTTCCGCTGGATCGAGGAATACGCCCCCGGCTACATCACCGACTGGGGCGCTCATTTCCTGGACGTGGCCCAGTGGGGCGCGGGCATGGACGAAACCACCCCCACCGAAGTCAGCGCCACCGAGGTGAAACGCCGTACCAGCGGGATCTATGATGCTGCCGAGAGCTTCCGCATCGAGTATCATTATGCCAGCGGCCTGCGTGTGGTGATGACCAGCACAGACGACAAAACCAAGTGGGGCACCAAATTCATCGGCAGCGAAGGCTGGATCTACACCGAGTCCGAAGTCCTCAAAGCCAGCGACGACGCCATCCTGCGCGCCAAGCTCAAGGACAGTGACGTGAAGCTCTTCGAGTCGAAGAATCACCACCGCAACTTCATCGACGCAGTCTATTCCCGGGGCCGCACAGCCGCCACGGCGGAGATCGCCCAGCGTGCCGCCACCACCTGCCACATCGGCGCCATCTCGGCCGCCCTGGGCCGCCCGCTCAAGTTTGACCCCAAAGCCGAGCGTTTTGAAAGCGACGACGCGGCCAACCAGATGCTGCTCAAGCCGATGCGCGAGGCGTGGAAGATCGCGTGA
- a CDS encoding NAD(P)/FAD-dependent oxidoreductase, whose protein sequence is MKATASSVLILGGGCFGLTAALELRARGWQVTLIDQGRLPHPDAASTDISKVVRMDYATDKQHTEMGERSIELWHQWNAQWKENLYHETGFLVMSRGALMPGGFEHDSLVFGTGRGHSLHRTSAERLRECHPTWNADAYQDGYLNPRGGWVESGRVIARLAAEARAFGVQIHEDVAHPRPIFANRCCTGITSADGRTWQADATIIAAGAWTPSLLPELREVMWATAQTVFHFKPENPDPFTPPHFPVWGADIGRTGWYGFPANADGLVKVANHGPGRRVEASALRSLPDGEEARYRAFLQETFPSLAAAPLYSTRVCLYCDTFDGAFWIDHVPDRPGLIVAAGDSGHAFKFTPVMGGIIADVVEHKPNPWTRRYRWRERTAANSDGARASS, encoded by the coding sequence ATGAAAGCCACGGCATCTTCAGTTCTCATTCTGGGTGGCGGTTGTTTTGGTCTCACAGCCGCACTCGAGCTCCGAGCCCGCGGCTGGCAGGTGACCCTGATCGACCAAGGCCGCCTCCCGCATCCAGACGCCGCCTCCACCGACATTAGCAAGGTGGTTCGCATGGACTATGCCACCGACAAACAGCACACTGAGATGGGCGAACGCAGTATTGAGCTTTGGCATCAGTGGAATGCACAGTGGAAAGAAAACCTCTACCATGAGACAGGTTTCCTTGTGATGTCTCGCGGAGCCCTCATGCCGGGCGGCTTTGAACATGACAGCCTGGTCTTTGGAACAGGCCGTGGGCACTCATTGCACCGGACCTCCGCTGAGAGGCTGCGGGAATGTCACCCCACGTGGAATGCCGATGCCTACCAAGATGGCTACCTGAACCCCAGAGGAGGCTGGGTGGAGAGCGGACGTGTCATCGCCCGGTTGGCCGCCGAGGCACGAGCCTTCGGGGTGCAAATTCACGAGGACGTTGCTCACCCCCGCCCCATTTTTGCAAACCGCTGTTGTACCGGCATCACCTCCGCCGACGGACGCACTTGGCAAGCTGATGCAACGATCATTGCCGCAGGTGCCTGGACGCCAAGTCTCTTGCCTGAACTGCGAGAGGTCATGTGGGCCACGGCGCAGACCGTATTTCATTTCAAGCCTGAGAATCCCGATCCATTCACTCCACCGCATTTCCCCGTTTGGGGCGCAGACATCGGCCGCACCGGCTGGTATGGCTTTCCAGCCAATGCTGATGGCTTGGTCAAGGTGGCGAATCATGGACCAGGCCGCCGGGTGGAGGCCTCCGCCCTCCGCAGCCTGCCGGACGGGGAGGAAGCGCGCTACCGAGCCTTTCTCCAAGAAACCTTTCCCAGCCTGGCCGCAGCCCCGCTTTATTCCACACGCGTCTGTCTCTACTGCGACACCTTTGACGGAGCTTTCTGGATTGACCACGTACCGGATCGACCAGGCCTCATCGTCGCAGCAGGAGACTCGGGGCACGCCTTCAAATTTACACCCGTCATGGGTGGGATCATTGCAGACGTGGTTGAGCATAAACCCAATCCTTGGACCCGACGCTACCGCTGGAGAGAAAGAACCGCTGCAAATTCAGATGGTGCCCGTGCCTCATCTTGA